GTTTTGAAGGAAAAATTGCGCTGGTTACCGGCGCTAGCCGTGGTATCGGCCGCGCCATCGCCGAGACCTTAGTGGCTCGCGGTGCAAAAGTTATCGGGACTGCGACCAGCGAAAGCGGTGCGCAGGCCATCAGCGATTATCTGGGCGAAAACGGCAAAGGCTTCATGCTGAACGTGACCGACCCGGCTTCCATTGAAGCCGTGCTGGACAGTATCCGCAAAGAGTTTGGCGAAGTGGACATTCTGGTGAACAATGCCGGTATCACTCGCGATAATTTGCTGATGCGCATGAAAGATGACGAGTGGAACGATATTGTCGAAACCAACCTGTCATCTGTTTTCCGTCTGTCAAAAGCGGTAATGCGAGCTATGATGAAAAAGCGTCATGGGCGTATTATCACTATCGGTTCTGTGGTTGGTACCATGGGAAATGCTGGTCAGGCTAACTACGCTGCGGCGAAGGCTGGTTTGATTGGCTTCAGTAAATCGCTGGCGCGCGAAG
This Klebsiella michiganensis DNA region includes the following protein-coding sequences:
- the fabG gene encoding 3-ketoacyl-ACP reductase (catalyzes the first of the two reduction steps in the elongation cycle of fatty acid synthesis), translated to MSFEGKIALVTGASRGIGRAIAETLVARGAKVIGTATSESGAQAISDYLGENGKGFMLNVTDPASIEAVLDSIRKEFGEVDILVNNAGITRDNLLMRMKDDEWNDIVETNLSSVFRLSKAVMRAMMKKRHGRIITIGSVVGTMGNAGQANYAAAKAGLIGFSKSLAREVASRGITVNVVAPGFIETDMTRALSDEQRAGILAQVPAGRLGDANEIASAVAFLASDEAGYISGETLHVNGGMYMV